Below is a window of Phoenix dactylifera cultivar Barhee BC4 unplaced genomic scaffold, palm_55x_up_171113_PBpolish2nd_filt_p 000343F, whole genome shotgun sequence DNA.
TCAGCCTCGGCACGACCCGGATCCGCCAGAACCGCCGCCGCCTCCCGCCGTTCAGCTCCGCCCGGCTCCGCCTCCTCCCGCCGCCGTCAAGCCTCTGGTACGCCCTCCGCTTCCAGTACCCCTTCAAACCCCTGTTGTACGCCTCCATGTCGCTCGCTTTCGCCCTTCTTTCCTTCTGCTTTTCTCTTCTCGACCTCCGAGATCTATCgaaatgggggggggggggggggggggttcaaTCTGGGGATCGGTGGGAGGAGAGAGATAGAAGGCTACTTATCGGGGGGATCAGGGATCCACTCACCGGCATTTATGGGACAACGGTTAGAGCAATGTTCGATCAGGACCGTTGATCTGCTTGCTGGGTTGTGGGGTAGGGAATGGGGACTTGGGGAGTGGGACTACGGGTGGTGGCTTCGCGTGGGATGGAGTTTGGACGCACGCATTAAATTTGGCATCTTTTGTTGGGCTGGTGTCCCAGATATAGAGGTTGGTGGGGGTGGAGAGGAAGTGATCCTTTATGATAAAATCTGGGCCGTTCATAAATAATATTTGATAAAATTGTTAGAGAGTTCAGGCAAGAGCCAAGGCCATGTACCAAAAGGATTACGTATCGCACACATGGGGTGGAGCATGCATGGGTAGAACGAGCAGCAAATTCTATACGATTTTTCTTGTGGCTtatgaaattatttaatttattaaataatttaacaaGTCTACTTAAGGAACACTATCttttataaaacaaattaattgcttgtttatattttttttataaatttgtataaatagtttttattttttttgaataaaggaTGGGTGGCTTTAACTCTCTCTTcgtcaacaacaacaataacaacaaaaaaaaatcctttcctGCCTAAGGACATGAAATTGGTTCACGGTAAGCATTTTTTCTCATAagaatataatttttagaaagagaatgcctgaaaaaatacttttggcatgtttggttgacaatgaaaatgtgacagatttccagagtgcttatgtttatttgaccatccacttttcttagaaaattatgaataattcctattatatctttaataaaaattaagtctTTAATGCTTTGGATCAAATAAGGATAGCTGAAGGAccttttgagaaaaaataaaaatgttttgATTTCCAGCtcacggaaaagtaacttttctatatttctcatagaaaagacttttccataaaacgtgggaatcatatttctatgggaatacaactttttcgtctctctcctttaaaaactccaaccaaataagaaaCATTCCTTTACTTTTTTGTTGACTGCACTTtctgttctttctttttccgcGAATCAAATGAGCTCGAAATCTAATCTATGCTGGTGTTTTGATACAAGAGGCAATATATCACACACATTTCATGTGGCAGCAAAGGTGCGTTCATAGGGAATTGGGTTGGATGCCAGAACTTGACAACTTATTTTATGTGCAATGAATGTGGCATGCATCTCACAGAACTTTTGAATCTCGCTTCAACGTCCATAAGCTTTGCATTGAAAGACTGAAGAATTGAAGTTATTGGTAATGTTTTAGATCTTTTGTTCCAACAACCTGATGTTATATGCCATGCGTTGTGGTCACTCAAACAAGTTGGCTTGGCTGAGATCCTCACACCATGCCCATGgtttatgtttttctttaattGTTTTTTGGTAACGGCCCATGGTTTATGTTTTGATTGATTGGTCAGCCAGACACAGCCCAAATTTGGCCAGGTTCATTTTGAGACAAATGTTACATGCAGACCCAATCTTAGGACTGAGCTGGTCCCCATGATCTTATTCTTAAGCTGgaaatttttattaaagaaggaaggatgcaaaaacaaaaaacaggCATTCCACCCAATTAGGCTGATTGGGCCCATTGACAACCTAACAAGGAGTAAAAGTGCCAACTCTGTACCGAATTAATGCCAAATCAAAATGTCATTATATTGGCAAATTGATATAATTGGATCAGTTTGGATTGCAGTACCTGCCATGTATATTGTATATAGTTAATTTCATTTTATAAATTTGTGTTATTGAGTTGTTCATCAGTAAGCTTAAGCCTGAATATACTAAACATACATTTAGAAATTGGACTTGCATGACCTGAATTCCTAACAATTAGAGTTTAAACTAACAATGTCATGGATCGTGTTCCACAAATAGATGCTATGTAAAGTATAATGATGAATTCAGCCAGCAAAGAAGCATCTCTAGAAGGTCAACGGACGCTAGTATTTCTTAGTATTCTATCACTCGTGCATTTGGCATTCCCTCTGCACATGGCTCACTCTACTATATTTTTTCACTGGTCTCTAAAATAGCTGTGTACTTCTAGATATATACACATCATGACCTTTAAAATTTGATAGGTTCATCTAAAATCATGTGCTcaacttctcctcttcttttgtttttgggTATTAAATATGGTTAGGTCATTGTCGTAGGCAATAAATACACGCAAGAATGGCTGTTCCAGACCTCAACTTTAGCCACACTAATGTGAAAGGATGTGATGTAGCCTGTGACCACCTGTTTTTGCTGATAGTAGTGAATTAAGCTGTACCAATTCAAAGCTCCAGAGTATTCGCCATGAGTCTTGCATAGTTGTGCACCTTCGTAACGCTAGATCCCCTCtcatattaaattaatatatccccaatttatttctctgtaaatgaatattttgaacattttttttttgttatgctTAATCTTTTCAATACAAAaataatacaataaaaataaagaaagtctCAAACAGCCAAtggagttcaaatccattcaggtTTGTCTCATAAATAAACAACTGGTGTTGATTTGATTATCCTAGTCTTTTAGTATGATCTGCTAACTTGTTGGATCACTTGCCTGATCCGCCAAAACAACCTGCGGTTTTAACGAAACACACACTTGAGAGCAGCCAAACTCCGGACTGCTGCCGGCCATTACCAACCGCGAGTTTGATGATTTGTCGTTCACTCAGAGAGAAAATTCCGACCGGCCCAAATGTTACGGTCGGAATCCAAGGTTTTTTGTTTCTATCGTATCTATTCGGTGATGGTGAGTCCCATCACGTATTTCAACCACTAAATGAACTGCGTCGCTCAATTTTGAACGGGAGAAAAGAATATAGCGCAGCCAGCCATTTCGGAGCCCCACATGGGCCGAAGGGGAGACCTGCTTTGAAAACTCTGCCaacatttattttctaattttattagatatattcatattaatattgtatgaaatatctgttttaacaaaaaaaataaataaataaataaagctttTGCCATCCATCCCTTTATAAAAAATTACTACAGCATTCTATCAAATTTAAGCTAGTTATACTTAGACCggaaaagatttaaattttctaattagctacaaaaattttattttcattgcaACGTGGCCCAACCGTCGATCTGGATCCTAACAACATTAATAAAGTgagaaaaaatatcaaaatattgcTGACTCAGGGAGGTTGGATCATAGTTTTCACGTAATCTCTGTTCTTTATAATTCATCCACATGCACGGATTATAAAGCACCCCATCCTCCATCATTCATCCACATGCATAGATCTCCAAACATTCCATCCTCTGTCATCTATCAATTTATCGAGATTTTAGAGTACTCTATCCTATATCATTCATCTATTTACACAAATCATAAAGCATTTTGTTTGTCATCTCTTAATCTGTACAAATCTTAAAGTGCTCTATTCTCTGTCATCCATCGGGTGCAAAGATCTTATAATATTCTATCTTATATCATTCATCCACATACACAGATCTTAAAAGTGCTTCATCCTCAATCATCCATTTATCTGCAAATAACTCAAAGCACTTCATTCTCTCTTGTCCATCTACCTATATAGATCTCAAATCACTCCATCCATTATCATCCATCTGCCTACATGGATTTCAAAGTGTTTCATTTTTTATCATCCATAtgcttgcatagatctcaaagcaatccATCATTTGGCAATCCATCGGcccgcacaaatctcaaagcaataCTTCCCCTATCATTCATCGACCTATACAAATCTCAAAATGCTTCGCCCTCTATTATCTATCCACCTATACGGATCTTAAAGTACTACATCATATATCATCCATCCATCTACCTACATAGGTCTCAATGCGTTTTATTCTCTATTATCCATCTACGTGTATAGATCTCAAAATGCTATATTTTTCGTCATCCATCCATCCgcacagatttcaaagcacTCCATCTTATGTCATCCATCCATATGAATAGATTTCAAAGTACTTCATGCTCGTCATCTCTTCGCTGCACACATTTCAAAGCATTTCATCCTCTGTTAAGCCTATATAGATCTCTGAGCACTCCATTTGTTATACGTCCGCGGTCCGcctacatagatctcaaagtactTTTTTCTCTACCATCTATCTGCATCCATAGTTCATCCATCCTTCATTCTCTATCATCCATCCGTCTATGCAGCTCTCAAAAGTACTCTCTATCCTTTGTCATCCATCCATTTGCATATATCTCGAAAACACTCCTATTATTTTTAGTTAGCACAAATCTAAACGTACTCCATTCTCTATTATGCATGTCCCAGGGCGGCTTCTCTCCATTGAAGCAATTTCAAGTACCTTGTCACGCCTCCAAAACTCCTCCGGTAGCGCTTCTAGGTGCATCCATATTGCAGCTCGAGAAATTGGGTTTTTACTATTTTAGAAGCATGAAAGTTGGGCTTTCAAGGTTCCAGGGAGAGAACCTAGCCTCCCACCACCGTGGTCCCTGATGGTCACTTTAATCACATCCTCCTCTGAGAGAAATTTGAACATAGAGCGATCTGCTCCGACGGGTAAGACCTCAAATTCACCAGCAAGCTTCCATCGCCAATCGAGGAAGTAAATCAAAAACACAAGTGTTCTGCCAATCGAGGCATGCCACCATTTCCTCCCTCGCTTCATTCAACTCCTCAGAAAATTTCACAACCCAACTAAAGTAGGGACGTAGTTTCTCCACTTCCTCATCCGTCAATTGACTCGCCTCCGGACGAGCCTTTCGATTTCACAACCCTATTAAAGTAGGGACCTAGTTCGGCGTACAGCGGTCCTTGCTTCCCCCAGATGGGATGAGCTAttcttctctccttttctcccAAGGTAGCTTCGTGGTTCAGCTCTCCTGGAGTTACTGGAGTAGGATCATTAGTCATCAGAGATCTACCTTTTCTATCTGGGAGAATGCGAAGAGAAGAATTGAGGGTTCTCTGGCTGGGCCTCCGGTTCCTTCACATCAATCTCCATTCCAAGCCCAAACCATGGTGGTGGTCAGGTTCAAACGATCTTCAGGCTTTGGGCCCCCGGAGGTAACGACATTTCTTTCAAAATTCTTGCTCGAGGCTGAATCCTAACTCCTCCCGAAGCCCGATTTCCTCCCGAGGCTGAATCCTAATTCACGTGACCGCACCACAACCTAATGGCTCCGCGTGATCCATTTCCTCGCACCACCCTCCGCCGCCCAATCCCGTCCTCTCTCTACCCCACCGAATCACAGCCATACATCCCGTACACCTTCTCTGATCACACCCATCTATTCCACGCTCCAACATAAAATAACACACCCTCCGTTCCATCACATGTTCCGATCTCTTCGATACTATTGGCGGCAACTCTGTCCTGTTTTATTTTTCCCCACTTCGATAGACGTGGAGCAAGTCCAAAAAGGCGACGGCACTCTGTTTCTTCGTAAGCACGTGTCGGTCCGCCCGCCCCACGTACCTACACGTGCGAGTTGCGTCCACTCCACGCCGACGCTCCTCCTTCCGCGCGTTCCCATCATACTCCCTTTTGCTCTCCCTCCGTTGCCGAAAGTTACAAGAGGAACCGTCGGTAAAGGTAAAAAGATCCCACCTTATAATGGGCTCGGGGTGCGGGcaccactctccaatctccatcattctctctctctcggagAAAGGGACGCGAGTGCCGTTCCCGTTGATGGCGAACCGCCTCGCCGCCTCGTTTCCCCTCGCGCTCCTCCTGCTCCTCGCCCTCTCGTCGCCGCCGATCGCGTCGGCGAAGCCCGTAATCAAAGACGACGTCTCTTGCACAATGTGCTCCTCCTGCGACAACCCCTGCCAGCCCGCCGCctcccctccgccgccgcccccgTCCTCCACCGCCGAATGCCCTCCGCCGCCGTCGAATCCAGGAGCGATCTCCTACTACTCCCCTCCCCCGCCAGACGTCTACTCATCCCCGCCTCCTCCATCCAATAGTGGCGGCGGCGGGAGCGGCGGCGGGGGCGCCTACTACTACCCTCCGCCGCCCAACAGATATTACCCGGCCCCGCCGCCGCCGAACCCCTTCTTGCCCTACTTCCCGTTTTATTATTATAACCCTCCTCCAAACAAATACCACTCGGGGTCTCTCAGCTTGAAGCCTCTTTCCAccatccccctcctcctcctcctccttctcttcttctagtGAGCTCTTCGCTCTTAGATCCGAGCTCAAGAAGGGCTGGGGAATTTTCTGGGTGTTCCCAAAACGGGCTCCTTATCGTTCCCAGAATGCCTCTCTCCTTGCTCCAAgaagcagcggcggcggcggcagcacTACGGATGGATTATCCTTTCCGATCTCCGGTTGCAGTTCTCCATCtccgtttttttttatttctctgtaATTTTTGTGATATTATGTGGAATTTTGTTGTAATAATAATTATAGGAAAGAACAAGCTAGTGGGCGAGGGAAATAAAGTGGGGGaatttgtttgatgctgagaTTAATTATTAGTTAATAAATGTTTAGTAAATATGTATCTTtcgctcgatggtcgatggaagTGCTGCTTTCTCGATGATGCCGACTTGATGTGCCGTTACCACGTGTTATTCTGCCGAAGGGGAAAGGtgactttttcttctctctcttttcgctTTTGCGTCCGTTGGGGGGAAAAGACGCGTCgtgggatggatggatggatgcagATGGATCGCGATGAGGGCAGTTTATGGTGTGACAGCGGTGCAGCGTAAGGGGGGAGGAACGGAACGGTGGGAAAAGGATGGTTGGGAGAGAGGGGCTTCACATGGGGGGTTGGTAGATGAGGCTGTTTCCATGATAGGATGACGTGGAGTAATGTCAACAATCATTGATGCTCCTTTGGAACTTATTGTGCCTACAACCTATCAAATCAGTGTTAATTTGCAGCTAGAGTTGTCTCCGTCACAAATTATTGCTAGGGCATGGATTATTTGCCAGAGAGGAGCCTGAATAGTTAGGATTCTCATGTTATTATATAAATTATacaattaaaaatatagtttATTTAGCAGGTTTATTTTGTTATGtcttagagaaagaaaagattaGTTGAAATTGGGAACTTATAAAGCTACATAAGTATAGACAGAGATGAATGGAGGCTACTGATGCGCACTTGATTCACAGATACTAGTTTGCTAGATACATATATCCAACCATCTCTCTTGTATGGTATCGGAACTTTTAAGTTATATCAATTCTATCATATTACAAGATAAGGAAACCTGTCATGTGTGGATTTGAATCTCCGACATGTTTGTTTGTCAGCAAGTTTACTTGAAGAAATTATATTCTACATCGTATGCATGGTCGGATATCCAGATCATAATCATGTGCTCATTCTTGTAGTGGTGCACCAAGATGGGCGCTTGATAAATGAGATTTATAGGAACAAACAACTACAATTGGGAGTATGCATGGTCATATAGTGCACGATTTGTCAGCAAGTTTAAttggagaaattatatcctacattgTGCACCAAAATGAGCACTTGATAAATGAACACCAAAATGGTTAGATATGCTGATCATAATCATAGTGCTCATTTCTATAGTGAGGCACCAAAATGAACACTTGATAGATGAGATGATCTATAGGAACGAACAACTACGATTGGGTTTATGCATGGTCATATAGTGCACGATTTGTCAGcaagtttaattaaagaaattatatcctacattgTGTACATGGTCAGATATGCAGATCATAATCATAGTGCTCATTTCTATAGCGGTGCACCAAAATGAGCGCTTGATAAATGAGATCCGTAGGAACGAACAACTACGATTGGATATATGTATGGTTATATAGTGTAAGCAGTATAGGGTATAATTTCTCATTAAATATATGGtttaagaaggaaaagaaatgaTATTTCCTTTTTGAAAATGACCCGCCAAACCTTTCGCTATAGCTCAAGAAACTATATAAATTTAGTGCCTTGTGATATCCAATCTAAACTGGAAAGCATAAAACTGATGCTGCACAGGTATTCGGTGTTGGCCATATGCAGCTGGTAATAGTATGTATATTCTtatttgatctcacaatcatatGATGTGCACCCTTTAGCGAACATTAAATCCGTTTGCAAGTCTATTTGGATCAAACTACAGCAATGTGAGGATTGGGGTCTCGTCTAGTTTGCACATATAGTCCAAGGGATTGTCTCAGTTACAAACTTTCCTAGCTCTTGAAAGTTGCACTCGAAAAGCATCAGATTTCTCTGGAAGATTTCCAACCTAGTTATGATATGTTCCACTGGACACCAGCGCTGGCAACTTAGAATTTATAATCACCAACTTTTgttaaaaatttatttgatcCGATCATGATTGGAGCAGCGAGAAGCATCGAATCTTGACGAACAGATCAGCAATGCATGTTGCCACCTTTTTTTAAGTGTTTGATACCCCACACTGGAATCACGTTTTGAAGCCGACAATGGCATCTGACTGCCATTGCTTAGGACATGGCAAAGAGTTTCACCACAACATCACTCCCTTAAAGTTTTCTTCTGTCAAGGATATTCTCAATTCTCAAAGCATCTGACGATGTAAGTTTTGCATCACATAGGAGTTCGATCCGAATCATAGCAGGGGAGTAGCATTGCGCGTTGTATTAT
It encodes the following:
- the LOC103703351 gene encoding leucine-rich repeat extensin-like protein 6 produces the protein MGSGCGHHSPISIILSLSEKGTRVPFPLMANRLAASFPLALLLLLALSSPPIASAKPVIKDDVSCTMCSSCDNPCQPAASPPPPPPSSTAECPPPPSNPGAISYYSPPPPDVYSSPPPPSNSGGGGSGGGGAYYYPPPPNRYYPAPPPPNPFLPYFPFYYYNPPPNKYHSGSLSLKPLSTIPLLLLLLLFF